A stretch of Aristophania vespae DNA encodes these proteins:
- a CDS encoding polysaccharide biosynthesis/export family protein: protein MGILALLLTGCSWMPRSSPTQGQVRGYTKSKANKANLDYKLVSMTPEVANILASEIQPLISTLQKGDVRTTGNDRIGAGDMLGITIFELGSSLFSNADHNIGSTSASGSGTMVPPHITSQELPPTQVENDGTIMVPYAGHLKVKGKTPSQVATMIQKSLKGKSQNPQVMVRIQKDINNTVIVSGEVSKPGRVILSLADEHLSDVVAIAGGAKYAPQDTEIELVRRGRLGATDLATLENHPEEDIRVDPGDRIRVIYQPRTFTAFGAIGQTQERNEVKFGTATLTLAGALARIGGPADSRADPNGVYLIRYENEEVCNRLGIPVKAGHHSAPVAYEIDLMNPTQYFLAQRIPVKDHDAILITDAPSTRFFKINMLIGTLLGEGTTAGLYAVR, encoded by the coding sequence GTGGGTATATTAGCGTTACTCCTTACCGGTTGTTCCTGGATGCCGCGTTCCAGCCCTACGCAGGGGCAAGTGCGCGGTTACACAAAATCCAAGGCAAATAAGGCAAATCTGGACTATAAATTAGTCTCTATGACGCCCGAAGTTGCCAATATTTTAGCTTCGGAAATTCAACCGCTTATCTCTACTTTGCAAAAAGGTGATGTCCGTACCACCGGCAATGATCGCATCGGTGCGGGAGATATGCTTGGTATTACAATCTTTGAGCTTGGTAGCAGCCTGTTTTCTAATGCCGATCATAATATTGGCAGCACCAGCGCCAGTGGCAGCGGAACAATGGTTCCGCCACATATTACCAGCCAGGAGCTTCCTCCTACACAAGTCGAAAATGACGGTACTATTATGGTGCCATATGCAGGTCATCTAAAGGTAAAAGGGAAAACACCCAGCCAGGTGGCCACCATGATTCAAAAAAGTCTGAAAGGAAAATCACAAAATCCACAAGTGATGGTCCGTATTCAGAAAGACATCAACAATACTGTCATTGTCTCCGGTGAAGTCTCCAAACCTGGTCGCGTTATTTTATCTCTTGCTGACGAACATCTCTCTGATGTTGTTGCTATCGCTGGCGGCGCAAAATATGCGCCTCAGGACACCGAAATTGAGCTCGTGAGACGTGGTCGATTGGGGGCTACAGATCTTGCAACTCTGGAGAACCACCCTGAGGAAGATATCCGCGTTGATCCAGGTGACCGTATTCGAGTAATTTATCAGCCACGTACTTTCACAGCCTTTGGTGCTATTGGACAAACGCAAGAACGTAACGAAGTTAAGTTTGGCACAGCCACTCTTACTTTAGCAGGAGCTCTGGCACGTATCGGTGGGCCAGCTGATAGTCGGGCCGATCCAAATGGTGTTTATCTCATTCGTTATGAAAATGAAGAAGTCTGTAACCGTTTAGGTATCCCTGTTAAGGCTGGACATCACTCAGCACCTGTCGCCTATGAAATTGACCTTATGAACCCAACCCAATATTTCCTCGCCCAGAGGATACCTGTTAAGGATCATGATGCCATTCTCATTACCGATGCACCATCAACACGCTTCTTCAAAATCAATATGTTGATTGGAACCTTACTGGGTGAAGGCACAACGGCAGGACTTTATGCTGTCAGGTAA
- a CDS encoding ABC transporter ATP-binding protein, translating into MIRCIDIIKDYHVERGKKRVLDGINFQMERGEKVGVLGRNGAGKSTLIRIIGGVELPTAGRIERDMSVSWPLAFGGAFQGSLSGLDNLRFISRIYNLDYKSARDYVDEFAELGSQLLDPVKTYSSGMRARLAFALSVIIEFDAYLIDEVIMVGDAKFAKKCQDELFVKRSDRALIIVSHDMGFIRETCSRSAVIYDKKLHDFSSVDEGIEVYNSL; encoded by the coding sequence ATGATTAGATGCATCGATATCATCAAGGATTACCACGTTGAACGCGGGAAAAAACGGGTTCTTGATGGAATAAATTTTCAGATGGAGCGCGGTGAGAAAGTAGGGGTTCTGGGCCGTAATGGAGCTGGAAAATCTACATTAATTAGGATTATTGGTGGTGTAGAATTACCAACAGCAGGCCGTATTGAACGCGATATGAGTGTATCCTGGCCATTAGCCTTTGGTGGAGCCTTCCAAGGAAGTTTGAGCGGTCTTGATAATTTGCGGTTTATATCGCGAATTTATAATCTCGACTATAAAAGTGCCCGTGATTATGTCGATGAATTTGCCGAGCTTGGCTCACAGCTTTTAGACCCTGTTAAAACTTATTCATCTGGCATGCGCGCACGCCTGGCATTTGCCCTTTCTGTTATCATTGAGTTTGATGCCTATTTAATCGATGAAGTGATTATGGTGGGTGACGCAAAATTTGCAAAAAAATGCCAAGATGAACTTTTTGTCAAACGTTCAGATCGTGCTCTGATTATCGTATCACATGATATGGGCTTCATCCGTGAAACATGCTCACGGAGCGCTGTGATATATGACAAAAAGTTACATGATTTTAGCAGCGTTGATGAAGGTATCGAGGTTTATAACTCACTATGA
- a CDS encoding ABC transporter permease has protein sequence MKKNTLLQDFMLQFRVIHALIIREIHTRYGREDLGFLWVLGEPLIFCAGVTILWTAIRPSHEHGLPMTAMVVTGYIPLTMWRHCMARSVKAFEANGSLLFHRQVTPLDIIIARSFLEIIGTMMAGVLVFAAAVSTGYMELPEEPSLLWLGLLFHMLFSFNTALIFAALTEMSELLEKFLGVFGYLSLPFTGAFIMVDWFPPQYRWAIMWSPSQESIEMIRAGQFGLNSHAHYDIFYTCWINVILLIIGLYLTLRVRRYIFLN, from the coding sequence ATGAAAAAGAATACCTTACTCCAAGATTTTATGCTCCAATTTCGCGTCATACACGCTCTCATTATACGTGAGATTCATACGCGCTATGGACGTGAAGATCTTGGTTTTTTATGGGTATTAGGAGAACCGCTAATTTTCTGTGCGGGTGTCACAATTTTATGGACGGCAATCCGTCCTTCGCACGAGCATGGTTTACCTATGACGGCTATGGTCGTTACAGGTTACATTCCTCTTACAATGTGGCGCCACTGCATGGCCCGCTCTGTCAAGGCTTTTGAAGCCAATGGGAGTCTTCTTTTTCATAGACAGGTAACTCCGCTTGATATCATCATAGCGCGAAGTTTTCTTGAAATTATCGGCACTATGATGGCAGGTGTGCTTGTTTTTGCCGCAGCCGTATCTACGGGCTATATGGAGTTACCCGAAGAGCCATCTCTTCTCTGGTTAGGACTGCTTTTTCACATGCTTTTCAGTTTTAACACTGCGCTGATCTTTGCAGCATTAACTGAAATGTCCGAGCTTTTGGAAAAATTTCTTGGTGTATTTGGCTATTTAAGTCTCCCCTTTACGGGAGCTTTTATTATGGTCGATTGGTTTCCGCCGCAATATCGTTGGGCCATAATGTGGTCTCCTAGCCAGGAAAGTATTGAAATGATCCGTGCTGGGCAATTTGGACTGAATAGTCATGCTCACTATGATATATTTTATACATGCTGGATTAACGTCATTTTGCTTATTATCGGCTTATATCTTACACTAAGAGTGCGCCGTTATATCTTCCTCAATTAA
- a CDS encoding capsule biosynthesis protein, producing the protein MDIVNANSNHPPSLMERLVQGVKNFWHNHKPFCITVILPTVITAFYLYVIAAPQYISEAHFVVHGHSTQPSSPLSLSNLVQSGSTTSENTYVVQDYMVSRDAVHKLSKKLDFNAIFNPKKADFLARYPAFFDFKDKEHFFRYYKRHVKVVMDSETGISKLKVRSFNAVDSQNIAHALLKISEDLVNEINKRQRENTTRTARKEVEKLQNELYKVNSQLAEYRTQTAMLDPDKQSTPLLGSITSLQQLLLTYRMQLTQLEQAAPHNPMISVYRQHIKVLKKEIEQAQLDITGAQNESLVPKIRGYDDLILQRKLLTHLLASATASLETAQAQADKQMIFVDVPVQPNLPDWPEYPYALLCLAVVFVCFLFIHVMVRMLILGPGSIA; encoded by the coding sequence ATGGATATAGTCAACGCAAACTCCAATCACCCTCCCTCATTGATGGAACGTCTGGTACAGGGCGTTAAAAATTTTTGGCATAACCATAAGCCTTTTTGTATCACCGTAATATTACCTACTGTAATAACTGCCTTTTATTTATATGTTATTGCAGCACCGCAATATATTTCAGAAGCTCATTTTGTGGTTCATGGGCATTCTACACAACCCTCATCCCCTCTTTCTCTGAGCAATTTAGTTCAAAGCGGGAGCACGACATCAGAAAATACATACGTTGTGCAAGACTACATGGTGTCACGCGATGCAGTGCATAAATTAAGCAAAAAGCTTGATTTCAACGCGATCTTTAATCCCAAAAAAGCTGATTTTTTGGCACGTTACCCGGCATTTTTTGACTTTAAAGATAAAGAACATTTTTTCAGATATTATAAACGCCATGTAAAAGTCGTTATGGACTCCGAGACAGGCATTTCAAAGCTAAAGGTAAGAAGCTTTAATGCAGTCGACTCACAAAATATTGCTCATGCTCTTTTAAAAATCAGTGAGGATCTCGTTAACGAGATTAATAAAAGACAGCGCGAAAACACGACCCGTACTGCCCGCAAAGAAGTCGAAAAATTACAAAACGAACTTTATAAAGTTAATAGTCAATTAGCCGAATATCGTACTCAAACGGCTATGCTAGATCCAGATAAGCAATCTACGCCTCTTCTTGGTTCCATCACGTCTCTTCAGCAATTATTGCTGACATACAGGATGCAACTAACACAGCTTGAACAAGCAGCACCTCATAACCCGATGATTTCTGTTTATCGGCAGCATATTAAGGTACTGAAAAAAGAGATTGAACAAGCCCAGCTAGACATAACAGGAGCGCAAAACGAATCTCTTGTTCCTAAAATCAGAGGCTATGATGACCTTATCTTGCAACGCAAGCTGCTTACACATCTTCTAGCAAGTGCAACAGCTTCATTAGAGACAGCTCAGGCACAAGCTGATAAGCAAATGATCTTTGTTGATGTGCCTGTACAGCCTAATTTACCAGACTGGCCAGAATATCCATATGCCTTGCTCTGCTTAGCTGTGGTCTTCGTTTGCTTCTTATTCATCCATGTTATGGTGCGCATGCTTATCCTTGGGCCAGGGAGCATAGCCTAA
- a CDS encoding mannose-1-phosphate guanylyltransferase/mannose-6-phosphate isomerase — protein MMIPVILSGGSGTRLWPVSRKSYPKQFCALLREETPFQETLLRARSLGIKASPIIVGSWEHRFIMAEQLRQVDIEDATILLEPVARNSAAAMAAAAFLQADQDDEAILWFMPADAEISDLAALGEVLSQARQAAEKGFIATFGMQPTRPETGYGYIEQGPALAGVENSFHIARFLEKPDESEAKRLVNDGRYFWNSGMYIAKAKVFLSELKALAPDIYDNVQKAIRHNSRDLGFVQLDKEAFSQSPSISVDYAVAEKTRRAAVVPARFNWMDVGSWDAVWELTPKDEAGNAVRGNVFLDNARNCYVHSDGVVATVTGVSDLIIIVTQDAVMVSHRDSAQDVRHMVARLKKEGHSEAEQHVRVYRPWGFYESLIKKERFQVKRIYVSPGEQLSLQKHFHRAEHWVVVGGTAVVTRDQEQLIVQENESVYLPLGCVHRLENPGRIPLTLIEVQSGAYLGEDDIIRLDDIYQR, from the coding sequence ATGATGATTCCTGTTATTCTTTCTGGAGGGTCTGGCACAAGGCTTTGGCCTGTATCTCGCAAGAGCTACCCTAAACAATTTTGTGCACTACTGAGAGAAGAAACGCCTTTTCAAGAAACCTTATTGCGTGCGCGTTCACTTGGGATCAAGGCGTCTCCCATCATTGTGGGGAGTTGGGAACATCGCTTTATCATGGCTGAGCAGCTACGGCAGGTTGATATTGAAGATGCAACTATTCTTCTTGAGCCAGTGGCCCGTAATTCTGCGGCTGCTATGGCAGCGGCTGCCTTTTTGCAGGCTGATCAAGATGACGAAGCTATTTTATGGTTTATGCCTGCTGATGCAGAAATTAGTGATCTTGCCGCTCTAGGTGAGGTATTATCACAGGCACGTCAGGCCGCAGAGAAAGGTTTTATTGCAACATTCGGGATGCAACCAACGCGCCCAGAGACGGGCTATGGTTATATTGAACAAGGTCCCGCTCTCGCCGGAGTGGAAAATAGCTTTCACATTGCCCGCTTTTTAGAAAAACCAGATGAGAGTGAAGCGAAGCGTTTGGTAAATGACGGTCGCTATTTCTGGAATTCGGGGATGTATATTGCGAAAGCGAAGGTTTTTCTAAGCGAGTTAAAGGCTCTGGCCCCTGATATTTATGACAATGTTCAAAAAGCAATTCGTCATAATAGTCGGGATTTAGGTTTTGTTCAGCTTGATAAAGAGGCCTTTAGCCAGTCACCTTCTATTTCAGTTGATTATGCTGTAGCTGAAAAAACGAGGCGGGCGGCTGTTGTGCCGGCGCGTTTTAACTGGATGGATGTTGGAAGCTGGGATGCTGTATGGGAGCTGACCCCCAAAGATGAGGCGGGTAACGCCGTTAGGGGAAATGTATTTTTAGATAATGCTCGTAATTGTTACGTCCATTCTGATGGTGTCGTGGCAACTGTCACAGGTGTGAGCGATCTAATTATCATTGTGACGCAAGATGCCGTGATGGTGTCGCATCGTGACTCGGCCCAGGATGTCAGGCACATGGTGGCACGATTAAAAAAGGAAGGGCATAGCGAAGCTGAGCAGCATGTTCGCGTGTACCGTCCCTGGGGGTTTTATGAAAGCCTCATTAAAAAAGAGCGCTTCCAGGTTAAACGTATTTATGTCAGTCCAGGTGAGCAACTTTCTCTGCAAAAACATTTTCACCGTGCAGAGCATTGGGTTGTTGTTGGAGGTACGGCTGTTGTTACGCGTGATCAAGAACAACTTATCGTGCAAGAAAATGAAAGTGTTTATTTGCCGCTTGGTTGTGTACACCGCTTAGAAAACCCTGGTCGGATTCCTTTAACGCTTATAGAGGTACAGTCAGGTGCCTATCTCGGTGAAGATGATATTATAAGATTAGATGATATCTATCAGCGTTAA
- a CDS encoding glycosyltransferase family 4 protein translates to MKTALPALRVWLDGRNIGRTGGTGIHYYALGLQHALESKAISTSWLLEQTEDYKPRPPFWRLMQALLGQAPKVGANLTTPWGSAHLARDLYRIAHVHYRHRKHLLTMRVTPPLSPPSVMHWTSPLPIYLEGTRNVVTIHDIIPLTHPNLTGIDPQRFERLLRDLMAKDTYFVTVSETVRQQILTHFSLAPERITTLYQSVGFDEKTRRAIKEAPSIAPAGSFLIYGRVEHRKNIETLLEAHALSGTSTPLVIIGPDGDDRPDCTSRSSTSNVIRLPWSSRHSLLRTLSEAKALLFPTKAEGFGLPIIEAMALNTPVLTSKGGVTEEIAGKAAILADPDDVHALAESIKMLDQLSSEKRHNLVKAGQERAAFFHPEPYAHRVKTFYKKLLQQK, encoded by the coding sequence ATGAAAACTGCATTGCCTGCTCTGCGCGTTTGGTTGGATGGTCGCAATATCGGCCGCACTGGTGGCACCGGGATCCATTATTATGCTTTGGGTCTTCAGCACGCCTTAGAGAGCAAAGCCATTTCGACCTCTTGGCTTTTGGAACAAACAGAAGATTATAAACCGCGCCCACCCTTCTGGCGGCTTATGCAGGCTCTCCTCGGCCAGGCCCCTAAAGTTGGCGCTAACCTTACGACGCCATGGGGCAGTGCACACTTGGCACGAGACCTTTATCGTATTGCTCACGTTCATTATCGACATCGCAAGCATTTATTGACGATGCGTGTAACACCGCCTCTCTCTCCACCATCTGTCATGCACTGGACATCACCACTTCCTATTTATTTAGAAGGAACTCGTAATGTCGTGACAATTCATGACATTATCCCCCTCACCCATCCAAACTTAACAGGCATTGATCCACAGCGCTTTGAACGTCTATTGCGTGATTTGATGGCCAAAGACACTTATTTCGTTACTGTATCAGAAACAGTACGTCAGCAAATTCTGACCCATTTTTCCCTTGCTCCCGAACGAATTACAACACTTTATCAATCTGTCGGCTTTGATGAAAAAACCCGCAGGGCTATAAAAGAAGCACCCTCTATTGCCCCCGCTGGCTCATTTTTAATTTATGGCCGTGTAGAACACCGAAAAAATATAGAAACACTTCTTGAGGCTCATGCATTAAGCGGCACATCAACGCCACTTGTCATTATTGGCCCAGACGGTGATGACCGCCCCGATTGCACCTCCCGAAGCTCAACAAGCAATGTCATCCGCCTGCCATGGAGTAGCCGACACTCACTTTTACGCACCTTAAGTGAAGCTAAAGCATTATTATTTCCAACAAAGGCAGAAGGTTTTGGCTTACCCATTATCGAAGCCATGGCTCTTAATACACCAGTACTCACCAGCAAAGGCGGTGTCACTGAAGAGATAGCCGGAAAAGCCGCTATTTTGGCTGATCCTGACGATGTTCATGCTCTGGCTGAGTCCATTAAAATGCTAGACCAGCTTTCCTCTGAAAAAAGGCACAATCTGGTTAAAGCTGGGCAAGAGCGAGCAGCCTTTTTCCATCCTGAACCATATGCACACAGGGTCAAAACTTTTTACAAAAAACTGCTTCAGCAAAAATAA
- a CDS encoding glycosyltransferase family 4 protein, producing MLSSEAVFFILDISRLISRAGQTVPTGIDRVELAYAEYLLAHEAPQARFVALSLTGQISALPSEMVRAFIESLCKGWNLGERDAVQHSKKISQQLKRYLLLGREPAYMAGRKRIMLLISHHHLMRQKTIARSLKRFKALFVPMVHDLIPLQYPEYARPREPARHAARMKTVAELSHGVITPTMAVANDLKPLFEEKKRSKTPIWPIPHGVHTQVLHHLEEILPNHKTDKPFFVCLGTIEPRKNHLLLLHLWRQMVEKRGKDNVPSLVLIGKRGWENENIIDLLERSPALKDVVEETNSLSDDDVAALLKGSCGLLFPSFSEGYGLPLAEAMALGVPAICADIAVLREVGGEMPVYLDPLDGPAWQNAIDDFTRFGPLYQAQKERLKGWKPFPWPQSVEQALNQCRALAVSHQLEA from the coding sequence ATGTTATCTTCCGAAGCTGTTTTTTTTATCCTCGATATTTCCCGACTCATATCACGTGCCGGGCAAACTGTTCCAACAGGAATTGACCGCGTCGAACTCGCTTATGCAGAATATCTTCTAGCTCACGAAGCCCCACAAGCGCGCTTTGTTGCCCTCAGTCTGACAGGCCAAATAAGCGCTTTACCATCAGAAATGGTGCGAGCCTTTATTGAATCCCTCTGTAAAGGCTGGAATCTTGGGGAGCGTGACGCTGTTCAGCACTCAAAAAAAATAAGCCAGCAGCTTAAAAGATATCTTCTTTTAGGGCGTGAACCAGCTTATATGGCTGGTCGAAAGCGCATTATGCTTTTAATATCGCATCATCATCTTATGCGCCAAAAAACGATAGCGCGCTCCTTAAAGCGGTTCAAAGCTTTATTCGTGCCTATGGTGCATGATCTTATTCCGCTTCAATATCCTGAATATGCTCGTCCCCGTGAACCAGCCCGTCATGCCGCAAGAATGAAAACTGTTGCGGAATTATCTCATGGGGTTATCACGCCAACTATGGCTGTAGCGAACGATTTAAAGCCTTTATTTGAAGAGAAAAAACGCTCTAAAACGCCAATCTGGCCCATTCCACATGGTGTGCACACACAAGTGCTACATCATTTAGAAGAAATTCTACCGAACCATAAAACAGATAAACCATTTTTTGTCTGCTTAGGTACCATAGAGCCGCGAAAGAACCATTTACTATTACTGCACCTATGGCGGCAGATGGTCGAAAAACGCGGCAAAGATAATGTTCCTAGCCTAGTACTAATAGGCAAGCGTGGCTGGGAAAACGAAAACATCATCGATCTGCTGGAAAGAAGCCCGGCTCTTAAAGACGTCGTCGAAGAAACAAATTCCCTGTCAGATGATGATGTCGCTGCTCTCCTTAAAGGATCATGCGGGCTGCTCTTCCCAAGCTTTAGCGAAGGTTACGGTTTGCCCCTAGCAGAAGCAATGGCCTTAGGGGTGCCGGCCATCTGTGCTGATATTGCTGTCTTAAGAGAAGTAGGTGGAGAAATGCCTGTTTATCTTGACCCATTAGATGGCCCTGCATGGCAAAATGCTATTGATGATTTCACTCGCTTCGGCCCTCTTTACCAAGCACAGAAAGAACGCCTGAAGGGCTGGAAGCCCTTTCCATGGCCTCAAAGTGTCGAACAAGCCCTTAATCAATGCCGCGCCTTGGCCGTTTCTCATCAGTTAGAGGCTTGA
- a CDS encoding capsule biosynthesis protein — translation MGPFFQSLGKALRKRKHKVWKINFNGGDELFWRLPGGIAFRGQYGTWPGFLGHTLQKHKITDVILFGDCRELHSQAILICRDMGVTVHVFEEGYIRPDWVTLERGGVNGYSTLPKDPEWYRNQAARLPLAPPHNPVPSSFRRRALEGIAYNSATILLKWRFPHWTDYRPWPPLVEGVGWLRRLMRRKKAERRSAALMRWLAPSSARKSAKPYMLLPLQLDADAQLRLHSSFSGMAEVIVKVITSFANHAPLEQRLVIKEHPLDNGVQNWKKIIDRLAKAHGVSNRIDYMEAGDIAQVVKYAQGVITVNSTTGTLALACGVPVITLGQAVYDIADITNQGKLNDFWKNPGKPDELTFAAYRRVLIEQCLIPGGFFSEEGVEKLTRSAIARIEKTPFKPYLEKN, via the coding sequence ATGGGACCCTTTTTTCAAAGCCTCGGAAAAGCATTACGAAAACGCAAGCACAAAGTATGGAAAATTAACTTTAATGGTGGCGATGAGCTTTTTTGGCGCCTGCCAGGTGGCATAGCTTTTCGTGGACAATATGGCACCTGGCCTGGATTTTTGGGCCATACACTGCAAAAACATAAAATTACCGATGTCATATTATTCGGTGATTGTAGGGAATTACACAGCCAGGCCATACTTATATGCCGTGATATGGGCGTAACAGTACATGTCTTTGAAGAAGGCTATATCCGCCCTGACTGGGTTACCCTTGAGCGTGGGGGTGTCAATGGTTATTCCACTTTGCCTAAAGACCCGGAATGGTATCGTAATCAAGCCGCCCGCCTTCCCCTGGCACCACCACATAACCCAGTTCCTTCATCTTTTCGACGCCGTGCCTTAGAGGGCATTGCCTATAATAGTGCAACGATTTTACTCAAATGGCGCTTTCCTCATTGGACAGACTACCGTCCCTGGCCTCCTTTGGTAGAAGGCGTGGGCTGGCTGCGCCGTTTAATGCGCCGTAAAAAGGCCGAACGTCGCAGTGCAGCCTTAATGAGATGGCTGGCTCCCTCTTCGGCACGAAAAAGCGCTAAGCCTTATATGCTTCTTCCTCTACAATTAGATGCAGATGCGCAATTGCGCCTTCATTCGTCATTTTCAGGCATGGCAGAAGTTATTGTGAAGGTTATTACCTCTTTTGCAAATCATGCCCCTCTCGAGCAACGACTTGTGATTAAAGAACACCCCCTCGATAATGGTGTGCAAAACTGGAAAAAGATCATTGACCGCTTAGCCAAAGCCCACGGTGTTTCTAACCGAATTGATTATATGGAAGCCGGAGATATTGCCCAGGTTGTAAAATACGCCCAGGGTGTCATTACAGTTAATAGCACCACCGGTACGCTTGCCCTGGCGTGTGGCGTGCCTGTTATTACGTTAGGTCAAGCTGTATATGATATAGCTGATATTACCAATCAGGGTAAGCTTAATGATTTTTGGAAAAATCCGGGCAAACCTGATGAATTGACATTTGCCGCCTATAGACGCGTGCTCATTGAGCAATGCCTTATCCCTGGCGGATTCTTCTCGGAAGAGGGTGTCGAAAAACTCACACGAAGCGCCATTGCTCGTATCGAAAAAACGCCCTTTAAACCATATTTAGAGAAAAACTAA
- a CDS encoding capsular polysaccharide export protein, LipB/KpsS family: MSFRLFTSQTTSLQMPNFWQKALHPISDSFSYIKFLYPRNSTDIEAEAYAKALAKNLRHHRVGGKFWLPDINLNNRAHLVLLPPSLKKARLFWEKTHNSHPVPLCEWRVLFPARKHIKNPRKWNEFAQELSQTDIDVIKNPINPHALLEASEEIWCTKINELAILANIWERPVHLLKKNNFNIVPPTSLYALLGAEKLFQRPHENRPISALDAVETLILAKERLNFNDQISCCLGMSWWKRRRIAEFFRHRDGKPPRFFNRKKTALRYAKHQGGALAVWASKLTATLEKEASLAGVKLLRVEDGFIRSLGLGSGFLPPCSIIVDSRGQYVDPSRPSDLEHLLATTQVSPALHKRAQTLMSKLIDKHISKYAAGHLQHNSFTRPENKVVILVPGQVAGDLSVKLGGGRITDNFALLKEVRQHNPNAYIIYRPHPDVEAGHRPGAIPDKSVLNYADLVHRGGSMSVLLENIDEVHTLTSLTGFEALLRGRKVTTYGAPFYAGWGLTTHFGPDLPRRGRTLSLAELVAITLILYPLYAEPRSGLPCSPEQLIDYLGNPTLWRPSFVMRLRYAQGRLRRCITQYISSQAIPAFLNLFQRKNHSRD; the protein is encoded by the coding sequence ATGTCCTTTCGCCTTTTCACATCTCAGACGACCAGCCTGCAAATGCCAAATTTCTGGCAAAAGGCCCTGCACCCTATCTCCGATTCTTTTAGTTACATAAAGTTTTTATATCCAAGAAACTCAACAGATATTGAAGCTGAGGCCTATGCCAAAGCTTTGGCAAAGAATTTAAGACATCACCGTGTCGGTGGTAAATTCTGGCTTCCCGACATAAATCTGAATAATCGGGCACATTTAGTACTTCTTCCACCTAGCTTAAAAAAAGCACGCTTATTTTGGGAAAAGACACATAATTCTCACCCCGTTCCTCTTTGTGAATGGCGTGTCCTTTTTCCCGCCCGCAAACACATAAAAAATCCTCGTAAGTGGAATGAATTTGCACAGGAACTTAGCCAGACCGACATAGATGTAATTAAAAACCCCATAAACCCACATGCACTTTTAGAAGCAAGCGAAGAGATATGGTGCACTAAAATTAATGAACTCGCCATTTTGGCAAATATATGGGAACGCCCTGTTCATCTTTTAAAGAAAAATAATTTTAATATTGTTCCACCCACTTCGCTTTATGCCCTTTTAGGGGCTGAAAAGCTCTTTCAACGTCCACATGAAAACAGACCCATTTCTGCATTAGACGCAGTAGAAACCCTTATCCTTGCAAAAGAGAGACTTAACTTTAACGACCAAATTTCTTGCTGTTTGGGCATGTCTTGGTGGAAACGTCGTCGTATTGCAGAATTTTTTCGCCATAGAGATGGAAAGCCTCCCCGCTTTTTCAACCGCAAAAAAACAGCCTTACGATACGCTAAACATCAGGGAGGAGCACTAGCTGTTTGGGCTAGCAAACTCACTGCAACTTTAGAAAAAGAAGCTTCCTTAGCTGGTGTAAAATTATTACGCGTTGAAGATGGGTTTATTCGTTCACTAGGATTAGGAAGCGGGTTTTTACCACCTTGTTCTATTATTGTTGATAGTCGCGGACAATATGTTGATCCATCACGTCCGAGCGACCTTGAGCATCTTTTGGCCACTACCCAGGTAAGCCCCGCTTTGCATAAACGTGCTCAAACTTTAATGAGCAAACTTATTGATAAGCATATTTCAAAATATGCAGCAGGACATTTGCAGCATAACTCCTTTACTCGACCTGAAAATAAAGTGGTTATTTTAGTACCAGGTCAGGTTGCCGGTGATCTCTCTGTAAAATTGGGAGGTGGACGCATTACAGATAATTTTGCGCTCCTTAAAGAAGTTCGACAGCATAATCCTAATGCCTATATTATTTATCGACCACATCCTGATGTAGAAGCAGGACATCGCCCCGGTGCCATCCCCGACAAATCTGTTCTAAACTATGCCGACCTCGTACATCGTGGAGGTAGCATGAGTGTGCTGTTAGAAAATATTGATGAAGTGCATACACTGACATCACTTACAGGATTTGAAGCTCTGTTACGTGGCCGAAAAGTGACGACATACGGCGCTCCATTCTATGCTGGCTGGGGCTTGACTACGCATTTCGGACCTGACCTCCCACGTAGAGGACGCACTTTAAGCCTGGCAGAACTTGTGGCCATCACGCTTATCCTCTACCCCCTCTATGCCGAGCCTAGATCAGGCCTACCTTGTTCTCCCGAACAACTCATTGACTATCTTGGTAATCCTACATTATGGCGACCAAGCTTCGTTATGCGTTTGCGATATGCTCAAGGACGTCTGCGACGATGTATTACCCAATATATATCGTCTCAAGCTATCCCTGCATTTTTAAATCTGTTCCAGAGGAAGAACCATAGTCGTGACTAA